The DNA segment GGGTGAGCCGTTTCGGGCTGCTGGGCAGCAGCGGATTTCTGTTTTCTGCCAACGGTGCGATGTGGCCGGCGGCATTCTTCCTGTTTCAGGCCATGTTCTGCTCTACTGCGGCAACCATTGTGTCCGGCGCGGTAGCCGAACGGATGCGCTACATCAGCTACATTGCATCCACCGTGCTGCTTGCAGCCTTGATCTACCCGGTGCTGGGCCACTGGGTATGGGGCAGCGGTCTGATTGGCGGCAGCGGCGGCTGGCTGGAGGCCCTGGGGTTTGTCGATTTCGCTGGCTCGACGGTGGTGCATTCCACCGGCGGCTGGATAGCCCTGGCAGCTCTGTTGATCATCGGTCCACGGCGTGGGCGTTTTACCGAAACCGGCAGCCGTCGGATTCCCGGTTCGAACATACCGATGGCCGTTGTCGGGGTCATGATCCTCTGGTTTGGCTGGTTTGGCTTTAACGGCGGCAGCACCCTGGGGATGACGCCGGATGTCCCGCAGATACTGGTGAACACCGCGATTGCCGCGGCCGCCGGTATGGTTGGTGCCCTGATTATCGGATGGCCGTTGTCCGGGCATCCGGATGTAGGGTTCGTTCTGAACGGATCCCTGGCCGGTCTGGTGGGAATAACCGCAGCCGCCCCGTTTGTGGTGGAGTGGCAGGCAGCGGTTATCGGGGTTATTGGCGGGGCGGTAATGCTGCTGTCGTCCTGGGGGCTGGAGCGGGCCCGGATAGACGATGCGGTTGATGCCGTTCCGGTTCATCTGATTGCCGGGATATGGGGAACCCTGGCTGTGGGGGTGTTCGGGCAGCTTGATCTGATTGGAACCGGGCTGAGTCGCTGGGATCAGGTGCGGGTCCAGGGGCTGGGTATCGGGGTAATCGGTGTCTGGGCATTCTTTGTGCCGCTGCTGCTGCTGTGGCTGCTGAACAGAGCGATGCCGCTGCGGGTAACCGAGGAACAGGAGCTGTCCGGGCTGAATGTAGCCGAACACGGTGCCTCAACCGAGTCCTGGGACTTGCTGCAGGTGATGGAGCAGCATCGACACAGCGGGGATCTGAGCCAGAGGGTGCCGGTGGAGCCGTTTACCGAGGTTGGCGCCATCGCCGGACAGTACAATGCCGTGCTCGACAGCCTGAATGAGAATGTGGTGGCCAAATCGGAGTACCTGACTATTCTGGATAATGTAAGCGATGGGCTGTTCCTGATCGATAGCCAGATGCGAATCGCGCCGTCGTACTCCCGTACGGTAGAAAGCCTGCTGGACACCGCGGTACCAGCCGGTGATTCGCTGGTGTCCCTGCTATCGCGGTTGCTGCCTGAGCGTAAGCTCCGTTCGGTGCAGGAGTTTCTGCTGCTGTGCTTTGAGGACAAGGTGGATCATCGCACGGTAATGAAACTGAATCCCCTGCAGCAGGAAGAATTCTTCTACGACAAGGGCGAGGGCAGCCTGGTCAGTCGGCATCTGCAATGGAGCTTTACCCGCGTGCTTGATACCCTGGATTCGCGTCCCCGGCTGATGGTGCTGGTGCGGGATGTAACCGAGCAGGTGCAGCTCGGTGAGCAGATGGAGCAACAGCGGCGCGAGAGTGCCGGCGAGATGGAACTGCTGTATCGCATCCTGCATATAGATCCTGGCATGCTGCGTGAATTCATCGATGGGGTGGAGCAGAACATTGCCGCCATCAATCAGGAGCTTGAATCGGGGGCCGCCGGCAACAGGCTGGATCTGCTGTTTTCCCTGGCTCACCGGATAAAGGGAGACGCGGCGCTGTTGGGTCTGGATTTTATCGCCGAGCGTGCCCATGAGCTGGAGGAGGAACTGGCCGGTTTGCAGGCCCGCGCTCAGGTGCGCAATGAGGACTTTCTGCCGCTGACAATTGCGGTAAGCCGATTGGCCTCGATGGCGGCAAAGGCACGGGGGGTTACCCGCCGGCTCTCCAATTTTCAGCGCAGCTTTGCTGCCCAGGATAATTCTGACCGGGCGTTTATCGAGGCTGCGGTACGGCGAACTGTTGACCGGGTCGCACAGGATAGCGGCAAACAGGTCGAGCTTTCGGTTTCGATTGATGCAGCCGGGCTGCCTGACCGACTCGGTCGCAGTGTACGGGATGCCCTGGTGCAGCTGGTGCGCAACGCGGTTGTCCACGGCATCGAGTTGCCCGAGCAGCGCCAGCTGGCAGGTAAACCGGCAGCGGGACAGCTGCAGGTCAGGGTGTATAACGAGACAGTCGGACAGCAGGTACTGCTGTGTGTGGTGGTTCGGGATGATGGTGCTGGTCTTGATCTGGAGCGGCTGAAGCAGCAGGCGGTGCGTAGTGGACGCTACTCGTCACGGGATGCCGAGCGCTGGACACCGGAGGATGTCGCCCGGCTGATATTTGCTGGTGGGGTGTCGACTGCAGACAGGGCAAGCCTGCATGCCGGGCGTGGTGTCGGGATGAGTATCGTTGGAACAGCGGTACGCCAGCAGCAGGGCCGGATATCGGTTCTCTACCAGCCCGGGGTGTATACCGAGTTCACCCTGCGGTTCCCGGCCGATCGGGCAGTCAAAGCACCGGAGATATCGGGGGCACCGGCTGCGGAGCAGGCCGCGCTGGTGTAGACTGCAGCCGCGCTGGTGCAAGCTGCAGCCGAGATGGTACAGGCCGGGATGATGTGAACCGCGAAGTTGGAAGCTGCAGCTGCCACGGTGCAAGTCGCAGCCATAATAGTGCGGGCCTCAGCCCGGATGATGGAGGCGGCGGCCGCGCAGCGGCCCCTCCGGGGCCAGTACCGCGATTATGGCGAACACCAGGAAGGCCACCAGCACGATGCTGCCGCCCGAGGCGACGTTCAGGATAAACGAAAAGTAGATCCCGGCAGCCGAGGAGCCGGCACCAATCAGTGCGGCCAGCGCCATCATCACCGGCAGGCGGTGGGTCAGCATCGACGCCGCCGCACCGGGGATAATCAGCATGGCCACCACCAGGATAACCCCGACCGTTTCCAGGCTGGTGACAATAGTCAGGGTTAACAGCAGCATCAGCCCGTAGTGGATTGTTGCTGTCGGCATCCCGATAGCGCTGGCATGGACGGGATCAAAGCAGTACAGCAGCAGCGGCTTGTAAAAGACTGCCACACAGGCCAGCGCCAGCAGACCGGCAGCCAGAGTTCCGGCAGCCTGTTGCAGGTTTACTCCCAGCACATTGCCGAACAGGATGTGCATAAGGTGGGTGGAGGTAGCGATCCTGGATATGAGTACAATCCCCAGGGCAAATGCGGCGGTAAACAGGATCCCCATGGCCGAGTCTTCCTTGATACGGGAGTTGCGCTGCAGAAAGCCGATGCCAATAGAGGTAACCGACCCGCTGACAAAGGCCCCGAAAAACAGCGGGATGCCGAGCAGATACGCAATCGCTACACCAGGCAAAACGGCATGGCTGATAGCATCACCCAGCAGCGCCCATCGTTTGAGCACGACATAGCAGGACAACACCCCGCACATAGTACCGACTATCAGCGCGGTAACCAGGGCTCGCTGCATAAAGTTGTACTGGAACGGCCCGGATACTGCCTCCGGCAGCAGCTGGATGCCAAACATCAGGACAGCGGTGATCGCGCGGACCAGGTTTTCAAAAATGCTCATGATACTACCTCCGGGCGATGATACCCGCGCTCCAGGGCCTCGCCTGCCAGCATCTCGGCCGGGTTGCCAACCGCGACAATGGTTCGGTTCACCAGTACCACCATGTCTGCGGTCTCCCGTACCGTCGGCAGGTCGTGGGTTACCATCAGCACAGTTCTGCCGTTGCGGCATTGCTCGCGCAGAATGCCAAGAATAATCTGCTCCGAGTGGCGATCAACGCCAGCCAGGGGTTCATCCAGTAAAAGGATCTGCGGTTCCTGGGCCAGCGCCCGCGCCAGGAAAACCCGTTTCTTCTGCCCGCCCGAAAGCGCACCGATCGGGCGATTGGCCAGTTCTGCTATCTCCATACGCTGCAGGGCCTGGCGGGCCTGTTCATGGTGGGAGTGCCCGATAAAGCGCGGCGGCAGAAACCGGCGCAGACCGCCATCCTGT comes from the Spirochaeta africana DSM 8902 genome and includes:
- the amt gene encoding ammonium transporter; its protein translation is MEVSMSVIDTLWVVTAAALVFFMQAGFSLLESGLTRSKNSINVAIKNLTDLGVSIICYWLFGFALMFGVSRFGLLGSSGFLFSANGAMWPAAFFLFQAMFCSTAATIVSGAVAERMRYISYIASTVLLAALIYPVLGHWVWGSGLIGGSGGWLEALGFVDFAGSTVVHSTGGWIALAALLIIGPRRGRFTETGSRRIPGSNIPMAVVGVMILWFGWFGFNGGSTLGMTPDVPQILVNTAIAAAAGMVGALIIGWPLSGHPDVGFVLNGSLAGLVGITAAAPFVVEWQAAVIGVIGGAVMLLSSWGLERARIDDAVDAVPVHLIAGIWGTLAVGVFGQLDLIGTGLSRWDQVRVQGLGIGVIGVWAFFVPLLLLWLLNRAMPLRVTEEQELSGLNVAEHGASTESWDLLQVMEQHRHSGDLSQRVPVEPFTEVGAIAGQYNAVLDSLNENVVAKSEYLTILDNVSDGLFLIDSQMRIAPSYSRTVESLLDTAVPAGDSLVSLLSRLLPERKLRSVQEFLLLCFEDKVDHRTVMKLNPLQQEEFFYDKGEGSLVSRHLQWSFTRVLDTLDSRPRLMVLVRDVTEQVQLGEQMEQQRRESAGEMELLYRILHIDPGMLREFIDGVEQNIAAINQELESGAAGNRLDLLFSLAHRIKGDAALLGLDFIAERAHELEEELAGLQARAQVRNEDFLPLTIAVSRLASMAAKARGVTRRLSNFQRSFAAQDNSDRAFIEAAVRRTVDRVAQDSGKQVELSVSIDAAGLPDRLGRSVRDALVQLVRNAVVHGIELPEQRQLAGKPAAGQLQVRVYNETVGQQVLLCVVVRDDGAGLDLERLKQQAVRSGRYSSRDAERWTPEDVARLIFAGGVSTADRASLHAGRGVGMSIVGTAVRQQQGRISVLYQPGVYTEFTLRFPADRAVKAPEISGAPAAEQAALV
- a CDS encoding metal ABC transporter permease; the encoded protein is MSIFENLVRAITAVLMFGIQLLPEAVSGPFQYNFMQRALVTALIVGTMCGVLSCYVVLKRWALLGDAISHAVLPGVAIAYLLGIPLFFGAFVSGSVTSIGIGFLQRNSRIKEDSAMGILFTAAFALGIVLISRIATSTHLMHILFGNVLGVNLQQAAGTLAAGLLALACVAVFYKPLLLYCFDPVHASAIGMPTATIHYGLMLLLTLTIVTSLETVGVILVVAMLIIPGAAASMLTHRLPVMMALAALIGAGSSAAGIYFSFILNVASGGSIVLVAFLVFAIIAVLAPEGPLRGRRLHHPG
- a CDS encoding metal ABC transporter ATP-binding protein, producing the protein MTPTPESTAPAANTACSVYAAGISADYGAVRALENVELALPRGQFIAVVGPNGAGKSTLFKLLTGTKRPSSGAMMVNGQDIRHARRANAVGYVPQETDIDWDFPIRVWDVVLSGRYGRCRQDGGLRRFLPPRFIGHSHHEQARQALQRMEIAELANRPIGALSGGQKKRVFLARALAQEPQILLLDEPLAGVDRHSEQIILGILREQCRNGRTVLMVTHDLPTVRETADMVVLVNRTIVAVGNPAEMLAGEALERGYHRPEVVS